The following coding sequences are from one Lolium rigidum isolate FL_2022 chromosome 6, APGP_CSIRO_Lrig_0.1, whole genome shotgun sequence window:
- the LOC124660118 gene encoding uncharacterized protein LOC124660118 produces the protein MSQRPGRHQRRASQSVFSLPENFASLDDVPADGGEQRKPAAADASSEQQPARPAGGRHRRTMSMAVTASRDLDMIAEDIGNYKYGA, from the coding sequence ATGTCGCAGAGGCCGGGGAGgcaccagaggagggcgtcgcagaGCGTCTTCTCGCTGCCGGAGAACTTCGCCAGCCTCGACGacgtgccggcggacggcggcgagcAGCGGAAGCCCGCGGCGGCGGACGCCTCGTCCGAGCAGCAGCCGGCGAGGCCGGCCGGTGGGCGCCACCGCAGGACCATGTCGATGGCCGTCACCGCCTCCAGGGACCTGGACATGATCGCCGAGGACATCGGCAACTACAAGTACGGTGCTTGA
- the LOC124666602 gene encoding 40S ribosomal protein S15a-1: MVRISVLNDALKSMYNAEKRGKRQVMIRPSSKVIIKFLIVMQKHGYIGEFEYVDDHRSGKIVVELNGRLNKCGVISPRFDVGVKEIEGWTARLLPSRQFGYIVLTTSAGIMDHEEARRKNVGGKVLGFFY; encoded by the exons ATGGTGAGAATCAGCGTGCTGAATGATGCTCTCAAGTCCATGTACAATGCTGAGAAGCGTGGCAAGAGGCAGGTCATGATCAGGCCTTCTTCTAAGGTCATCATCAAGTTCCTTATCGTCATGCAGAAGCATG GATACATCGGTGAGTTTGAGTACGTTGATGATCACAGGTCTGGCAAAATCGTGGTCGAATTGAATGGCAGGCTGAACAAGTGTGGTGTCATCAGTCCTCGCTTTGATGTTGGTGTCAAGGAGATTGAGGGATGGACTGCCAGGCTTCTTCCATCTCGGCAG TTTGGTTACATTGTGCTGACAACTTCTGCTGGGATCATGGACCATGAGGAAGCAAGGCGCAAGAATGTTGGTGGCAAagtccttggctttttctactga